The Skermanella rosea sequence TCGACTACCGCCTGCCGATCTTCACCGGGCTGCACCACGAGTACAACGAATACCCGATGCCGAAGAACTGCAATTATTTGTGGTCCTTCGGCGCGATCGCGATGGTCACGCTGATCATCATGATCGTCTCCGGCATTACCCTGGCGATGAGCTATACGCCGCACACCGCCTACGCCTTCCAGTCGGTCGAGCGCATCATGCGCGACGTCAACTCGGGCTGGCTGATCCGCTACATCCACATGAACGGCGCGTCGATGTTCTTCATCGCCGTGTTCATCCACATCTTCCGCGGCCTGTATTTCGGGTCCTACAAGGCCCCGCGCGAGATCCTGTGGATGCTGGGCGTCGTCATCCTGCTCCTGATGATGGCCACCGCCTTCATGGGCTACGTCCTTCCCTGGGGCCAGATGAGCTTCTGGGGCGCCACCGTCATCACCAACCTGTTCTCGGCCTTCCCGATCATCGGGGACCACATCGTGACCTGGCTGTGGGGCGGCTTCTCGGTCGACAACCCGACCCTCAACCGGTTCTTCGCGCTGCACTACCTGCTGCCGTTCGTGCTGCTGGGCGTGGTCTTCCTGCACGTCGCCGCGGTCCATGTCCACGGGTCCAACAACCCGGTGGGCATCGACATCAAGGGCCCGCAGGACAGCCTGCCGTTCCACCCCTACTTCACGATCAAGGACACCTTCGGCCTCAGCATCTTCCTGCTGGTGTTCGCCGGCTTCGTGTTCTTCGCGCCGAACTACATGGGTCATCCGGACAACTATATCCCGGCCAACCCGCTGGTCACCCCGGCGCACATCGTCCCGGAATGGTACTTCCTGCCGTTCTACGCGATCCTGCGCGCGGTTCCCGACAAGCTGGGCGGCGTGCTCGCCATGTTCGGCGCCATCGCGGTCCTGTTCTTCCTGCCCTGGCTCGACACCTCCAAGGTCCGCAGCTCCAACTACCGGCCGATTTACCGGCAGTTCTTCTGGGTTCTGGTCGTCGCCTGCCTCGTGCTGGGCTATGCCGGCGCCATGCCGGCGGAAGGCATCTGGCTGACCGTCGCCCGTGTCGCGTCGATCTACTACTTCGCCCACTTCCTGATCATCCTGCCCCTGCTCGGCAAGCTGGAGCGTCCGCGGCCGCTTCCCAGCAGCATCAGCGAACCCGTACTGGGCGGTGGTCGCATCGCGACCGCGGCAGCCGCCAAGCCGATGGAGAAGGCCTAACATGCGCGCGTTGAAGACGGTCATCCTGGCCGCGGCCCTCGGCCTCGGCCTCACGGGCACCGCCCTTGCCGCGGGTGAAGCCCCGGTTCCGCCCAAGCAGGAATGGTCCCACAGCGGCATCTTCGGCACCTTCGACCGGGCGGCGCTCCAGCGCGGTTTCCAGGTCTACAAGGAGGTCTGCGCGACCTGCCACTCGATGAACCTCGTCGCCTACCGCAACCTTGAGGCGCTGGGCTTCAACGAGGACGAGGTCAAGGCGATCGCGGCCCAGTACGAGGTCACCGCGGGGCCGAACGACAACGGCGAGATGTTCGAGCGGCCCGCCATTCCGGCGGACCACTTCAAGAACCCGTTCCCGAACGAGCAGGCCGCCCGCGTGGCCAACGGCGGCGCCTATCCGCCCGACCTGTCGCTGATGGCCAAGGCCCGTCCTTACGGCGAGGACTACATTTACGCCCTGCTGACCGGCTACGAGGATCCGCCGGAAGGCTTCAACGTGCCGGACGGCCAGTACTACAACAAGTACTTTCCCGGCCACCTGATCGGCATGCCGCCGATCCTGCAGGACGACAGCGTCACCTATGCCGACGAGACCCCGGCCACCCAGGCCCAGCTGGCCCACGACGTCGCGGCCTTCCTGACCTGGACCGCGGAGCCTCACCTGGAAGCGCGCAAGCAGACCGGCGTGAAGGTGATACTGTTCCTCCTGGTCTTCACGGGTATGATGTACGCCGTGAAGCGCAAGGTCTGGGCCGACGCGCACCCCTGAGTGCCGCCGGTGTCTATCGGACCTCCTGGAAAAGGGCGCCTCCGGCGCCCTTTTCTTTTGTCCGAACGCGCGAAGAAGGGAAGGAAGCGACGAATGATGACGTTCCATGACATCCATGGGTTCTGGTTCAGTCCGGCGACCCGCCCGAACTGGTTCGAGAAGAGCGACGCGTTCGACGCCGAGGTCCGGCGCCTCCTGCTGCCCGCCCACGAGCAGGCGGCGGCGAACCGCCTGGCCGAGTGGCGCGACGATCCGCGCGGCTGCCTCGCGCTGGTGATCCTGCTCGACCAGGTGCCCCGCAACGTGTTCCGCGGCAGCGCCCGCGCCTTCGCGACCGATGCCGCCGCCCGCGACCTGACCAGGCTGGCGGTCGAGCGCGGCTACGACGGCGGCTTCGACCGGGATGAGCGCACCTTCCTCTAC is a genomic window containing:
- a CDS encoding cytochrome b → MAAPQFKNPIVRWIDYRLPIFTGLHHEYNEYPMPKNCNYLWSFGAIAMVTLIIMIVSGITLAMSYTPHTAYAFQSVERIMRDVNSGWLIRYIHMNGASMFFIAVFIHIFRGLYFGSYKAPREILWMLGVVILLLMMATAFMGYVLPWGQMSFWGATVITNLFSAFPIIGDHIVTWLWGGFSVDNPTLNRFFALHYLLPFVLLGVVFLHVAAVHVHGSNNPVGIDIKGPQDSLPFHPYFTIKDTFGLSIFLLVFAGFVFFAPNYMGHPDNYIPANPLVTPAHIVPEWYFLPFYAILRAVPDKLGGVLAMFGAIAVLFFLPWLDTSKVRSSNYRPIYRQFFWVLVVACLVLGYAGAMPAEGIWLTVARVASIYYFAHFLIILPLLGKLERPRPLPSSISEPVLGGGRIATAAAAKPMEKA
- a CDS encoding cytochrome c1 encodes the protein MRALKTVILAAALGLGLTGTALAAGEAPVPPKQEWSHSGIFGTFDRAALQRGFQVYKEVCATCHSMNLVAYRNLEALGFNEDEVKAIAAQYEVTAGPNDNGEMFERPAIPADHFKNPFPNEQAARVANGGAYPPDLSLMAKARPYGEDYIYALLTGYEDPPEGFNVPDGQYYNKYFPGHLIGMPPILQDDSVTYADETPATQAQLAHDVAAFLTWTAEPHLEARKQTGVKVILFLLVFTGMMYAVKRKVWADAHP
- a CDS encoding DUF924 family protein yields the protein MMTFHDIHGFWFSPATRPNWFEKSDAFDAEVRRLLLPAHEQAAANRLAEWRDDPRGCLALVILLDQVPRNVFRGSARAFATDAAARDLTRLAVERGYDGGFDRDERTFLYLPLEHSEDLADQRLSVELFRDRVGDPGYLDYAERHLRVIERFGRFPHRNRILGRVSTEEEEDFLKQPGSSF